From Streptomyces sp. CMB-StM0423, a single genomic window includes:
- a CDS encoding SpoIIE family protein phosphatase — protein sequence MTTARAAATFEPVGRSVAAARTFVRDTLQGWGYPEATDDAVVLTSELVTNAIIHAGTAVDVLCVRMADAVRVEVADRHAERELPLHSPQLQPTPLDREGGRGLMLCAALASRWGVDYTAEHKRVWFQLTVAEPPAGTRAAGPELPVDELPLAEERIRVAVVRIDRGGLVSAWNDDAHDLFGYEPEKVIGKPLGDLAAWPHTPGTGTGLVEALQLSRWEGSYGIRCNDGRVTPVYASHMRLRNSAGDPSTICLMVRDRERAILQTPLRAPAGDSPGSEGRAGAFPGGDSFEAFIGTPSPDDLDGLLQRTVERARDMLAGDAAYLLLATDDETELEVRASTGLPSARQRFARVPVETGTGRYGSARLPSVHEDLMADPDAVPLLAATGMRSVVSVPLKVEGRLTGSLGVAAEMPGRYTNEEALRLQFAADRIALAVESARLGELERLRRGSLSFLVEASDLLAGTLDRDQTLALMAQMIVPTLATWCAVYTLPEQAEPELSYVLHEDEDRIDDLRALLSRIDPPDAVLVPGARQWRGPGDAAHTLAMRSSFLSLSIVGNATLAEDAETSLATAATVGGETVVLPLVARNRVIGMLVLGKPTDEHFRQEILELAEDLSRRAALALDNARLYSERTTISQSLQRSLLPPGLPDIPGVEVEVIYRPAGEGNEVGGDFYDLFEIRDGTYGFAIGDVCGTGPEAAAVTGLARHALRLLAREGFGGPAVLERLNAAILDEGARGRFLTLLYGELWPQPDGSAVLKTVCAGHPPPLRLRPDGTVEQATESQPLLGVMDDLELHSEELVLDPGDVLLCVTDGVTERREGTRMLGDEGLIDVLTTCTGLTAGAVAARVLRTVERFAAEPASDDMAILTMRVPGQMNGNGE from the coding sequence GTGACCACCGCGCGGGCTGCGGCCACCTTCGAGCCGGTCGGGCGCTCCGTCGCCGCGGCCAGGACCTTCGTCCGCGACACCCTCCAGGGCTGGGGCTATCCCGAGGCTACAGACGACGCCGTCGTACTGACCAGTGAGCTTGTGACGAACGCCATAATTCATGCGGGTACGGCAGTAGACGTCCTTTGTGTCCGGATGGCAGACGCGGTACGGGTCGAGGTCGCCGACCGGCATGCCGAGCGCGAGTTGCCGCTGCACAGCCCCCAGCTCCAGCCCACGCCCCTCGACCGCGAAGGCGGCCGCGGCCTGATGCTCTGCGCCGCCCTCGCCAGCCGCTGGGGCGTCGACTACACCGCGGAGCACAAGCGCGTCTGGTTCCAGCTCACCGTCGCCGAACCGCCCGCCGGCACCCGCGCCGCCGGCCCCGAGCTGCCCGTCGACGAGCTGCCGCTGGCCGAGGAGCGCATCCGCGTCGCCGTCGTCCGCATCGACCGCGGCGGCCTCGTCAGCGCGTGGAACGACGACGCCCACGACCTGTTCGGGTACGAACCGGAGAAGGTCATCGGCAAGCCCCTCGGCGACCTCGCCGCCTGGCCGCACACACCCGGCACCGGCACAGGACTGGTCGAGGCGCTCCAACTCTCCCGCTGGGAGGGCTCGTACGGCATTCGCTGCAACGACGGGCGCGTCACCCCCGTCTACGCCTCGCACATGCGCCTGCGCAACTCGGCCGGCGACCCGTCCACGATCTGCCTCATGGTCCGCGACCGCGAACGCGCCATCCTGCAGACCCCCCTGCGCGCCCCCGCGGGCGACAGCCCCGGCAGCGAGGGCCGCGCCGGCGCCTTCCCCGGCGGCGACTCCTTCGAGGCGTTCATCGGCACCCCCTCCCCCGACGACCTCGACGGTCTGCTCCAGCGCACCGTGGAGCGCGCCCGCGACATGCTCGCCGGCGACGCCGCGTACCTGCTGCTCGCCACCGACGACGAGACCGAGCTGGAGGTACGGGCCTCCACCGGGCTGCCCTCCGCCCGCCAGCGGTTCGCCCGCGTACCCGTCGAGACCGGCACCGGACGCTACGGCTCCGCCCGCCTCCCGTCCGTCCACGAAGACCTCATGGCCGACCCCGACGCCGTGCCCCTGCTGGCGGCCACCGGCATGCGCTCCGTCGTCTCCGTACCGCTGAAGGTCGAAGGCCGCCTCACCGGCTCCCTCGGCGTCGCCGCCGAGATGCCCGGCCGCTACACCAACGAGGAAGCGCTACGCCTCCAGTTCGCCGCCGACCGCATCGCGCTCGCCGTCGAGTCCGCCCGCCTCGGCGAGCTGGAACGGCTGCGCCGCGGCTCCCTGTCCTTCCTCGTCGAAGCTTCCGACCTGCTGGCCGGCACCCTGGACCGGGACCAGACGCTCGCCCTCATGGCCCAGATGATCGTCCCCACGCTCGCCACGTGGTGCGCCGTCTACACCCTCCCGGAACAGGCCGAGCCCGAACTCAGCTACGTCCTGCACGAGGACGAGGACCGCATCGACGACCTGCGCGCCCTCCTCTCCCGCATCGACCCGCCCGACGCCGTCCTCGTCCCCGGCGCCCGCCAGTGGCGCGGCCCGGGCGACGCGGCGCACACGCTGGCGATGCGCAGCTCGTTCCTCAGCCTCAGCATCGTGGGCAACGCGACCCTCGCCGAGGATGCCGAGACCTCCCTCGCGACGGCGGCGACCGTCGGTGGCGAAACCGTTGTGCTGCCGCTCGTCGCCCGCAACCGCGTCATCGGCATGCTCGTCCTCGGCAAGCCGACCGACGAGCACTTCCGCCAGGAGATCCTCGAACTCGCCGAGGACCTCTCCCGCCGCGCGGCCCTCGCCCTCGACAACGCGCGCCTCTACTCCGAGCGCACCACCATCAGCCAGTCCCTGCAGCGCAGCCTCCTGCCCCCGGGCCTGCCGGACATCCCCGGCGTCGAGGTCGAGGTCATCTACCGCCCCGCGGGCGAGGGCAACGAGGTCGGCGGCGACTTCTACGACCTCTTCGAGATCCGGGACGGCACCTACGGCTTCGCCATCGGAGACGTCTGCGGTACGGGCCCGGAAGCCGCCGCCGTCACGGGCCTGGCCCGGCACGCACTGCGCCTGCTGGCCCGCGAGGGCTTCGGCGGCCCAGCGGTACTGGAGCGCCTCAACGCCGCCATCCTCGACGAGGGCGCCCGCGGCCGCTTCCTGACGCTCCTCTACGGCGAACTCTGGCCCCAGCCGGACGGCAGCGCCGTCCTCAAGACGGTCTGCGCCGGCCACCCGCCCCCGCTCCGCCTGCGCCCCGACGGCACGGTGGAACAGGCCACGGAATCCCAGCCGTTGCTGGGCGTCATGGACGACCTGGAGCTCCACAGCGAAGAACTGGTCCTCGACCCGGGCGACGTCCTCCTGTGTGTCACGGACGGCGTGACGGAACGCCGCGAAGGCACCCGCATGCTCGGCGACGAGGGCCTGATCGACGTCCTCACGACATGCACGGGCCTCACGGCGGGCGCGGTGGCGGCGCGGGTGCTGCGCACGGTGGAACGCTTCGCGGCGGAGCCGGCGTCGGACGACATGGCGATCCTGACGATGCGGGTGCCGGGCCAGATGAACGGGAACGGCGAGTAG
- a CDS encoding ribonuclease J has translation MSHPHPELGPPPALAEGALRVTPLGGLGEIGRNMTVFEYGGRLLIVDCGVLFPEEEQPGVDLILPDFSTIRDRLDDIEGIVLTHGHEDHIGAVPYLLREKADIPLIGSKLTLALIEAKLQEHRIRPYTLQVAEGGRERIGPFDCEFVSVNHSIPDSLAVAVRTPAGVVVHTGDFKMDQLPLDGRLTDLPAFARLGEEGIDLLLVDSTNAEVPGFVAPEKDISGVLRGVFAAAQRRIIVASFASHVHRIQQVLDAAHAYGRKVAFVGRSMVRNMGIARDLGYLRVPAGLVVDVKTLDDLPDREVVLVCTGSQGEPMAALSRMANRDHQIRIVAGDTVILASSLIPGNENAVYRVINGLTRWGANVVHKGNAKVHVSGHASAGELLYFYNICKPRNVMPVHGEWRHLRANAELAAATGVRADRIVIAEDGVAVDLVDGVAKISGKVQAGYVYVDGLSVGDVTESSLKDRRILGEEGIISVFVVVDSTTGKIVGGPHVQSRGSGIEDAAFRDVIPKLEEALAKSASNGVAETHQLQQLVRRTVGKWVSDTFRRRPMILPVVVEV, from the coding sequence TTGAGCCATCCCCATCCCGAACTCGGCCCACCCCCCGCACTTGCGGAGGGCGCCCTGCGCGTCACGCCGCTCGGCGGACTCGGCGAGATCGGCCGCAACATGACCGTCTTCGAATACGGCGGCCGCCTGCTCATCGTCGACTGCGGCGTCCTCTTCCCCGAAGAGGAGCAGCCCGGGGTCGACCTGATCCTGCCCGACTTCTCCACCATCAGGGACCGCCTCGACGACATCGAGGGCATCGTGCTCACGCACGGCCACGAGGATCACATCGGTGCCGTGCCGTACCTGCTCCGCGAGAAGGCGGACATCCCCCTGATCGGCTCCAAGCTGACCCTCGCCCTCATCGAGGCCAAGCTCCAGGAGCACCGCATCCGCCCGTACACGCTCCAGGTCGCCGAGGGCGGCAGGGAGCGCATCGGGCCCTTCGACTGCGAGTTCGTCTCCGTCAACCACTCCATCCCGGACAGCCTGGCCGTCGCCGTCCGCACCCCCGCGGGCGTCGTCGTGCACACCGGCGACTTCAAGATGGACCAACTGCCCCTCGACGGGCGTCTCACCGACCTGCCGGCGTTCGCGCGCCTCGGCGAGGAGGGCATCGACCTGCTGCTGGTGGACTCCACCAACGCCGAGGTCCCGGGGTTCGTGGCCCCGGAGAAGGACATCTCCGGCGTGCTGCGCGGGGTGTTCGCGGCGGCGCAGCGAAGGATCATCGTCGCGAGCTTCGCGAGCCACGTGCACCGCATCCAGCAGGTCCTGGACGCGGCCCACGCCTACGGCAGGAAGGTCGCCTTCGTCGGCCGCTCCATGGTCCGCAACATGGGCATCGCCCGCGACCTCGGCTACCTGCGCGTGCCCGCGGGCCTCGTCGTCGACGTGAAGACCCTCGACGACCTGCCGGACCGCGAGGTCGTCCTCGTCTGTACGGGCTCGCAGGGCGAGCCGATGGCCGCCCTGTCCCGGATGGCCAACCGCGACCACCAGATCCGCATCGTCGCCGGCGACACCGTCATCCTCGCCTCGTCCCTGATCCCGGGGAACGAGAACGCGGTCTACCGCGTGATCAACGGCCTCACCCGGTGGGGCGCCAACGTCGTCCACAAGGGCAACGCCAAGGTCCACGTCTCGGGCCACGCCTCGGCCGGCGAACTGCTGTACTTCTACAACATCTGCAAGCCCCGCAACGTCATGCCGGTCCACGGTGAATGGCGCCACCTGCGCGCCAACGCCGAACTCGCGGCGGCGACCGGCGTCCGCGCCGACCGCATCGTCATCGCGGAGGACGGCGTGGCGGTCGACCTCGTCGACGGGGTCGCCAAGATCTCCGGCAAGGTCCAGGCGGGATACGTGTACGTCGACGGCCTCTCCGTCGGCGACGTGACGGAGTCCTCGCTCAAGGACCGCCGCATCCTCGGCGAGGAGGGCATCATCAGCGTCTTCGTCGTCGTCGACAGCACGACGGGGAAGATCGTGGGTGGCCCCCACGTCCAGAGCCGCGGCTCCGGCATCGAGGACGCGGCGTTCCGTGACGTCATCCCGAAGCTGGAGGAGGCCCTCGCCAAGTCCGCCTCGAACGGCGTCGCCGAGACGCACCAGCTCCAGCAGTTGGTCCGGCGCACGGTGGGCAAGTGGGTCTCCGACACCTTCCGCCGCCGCCCGATGATCCTCCCGGTCGTCGTGGAGGTCTGA
- the dapA gene encoding 4-hydroxy-tetrahydrodipicolinate synthase, translating into MAPTSTPQTPFGRMLTAMVTPFTPDGALDLDGAQRLAAHLVDAGNDGLVLNGTTGESPTTSDAEKAQLVRAVVDAVGDRAHVVAGASTNDTRHSVELARAAQDAGAHGLLAVTPYYSKPPQQGLYAHFTAIADATDLPVMLYDIPGRSGVPINTETMVRLAEHPRIVANKDAKGDLGRASWAIAQTGLAWYSGDDMLNLPLLSVGGVGFVSVVGHLVTPELVALVEAYTNGDVAKAIELHQQLLPVYTGMFRTQGVITVKAALTLRQMPGGPLRLPLVGLSPEETEQLKRDLKGGGVHV; encoded by the coding sequence ATGGCTCCGACATCCACCCCGCAGACGCCCTTCGGACGGATGCTGACCGCCATGGTCACGCCGTTCACCCCCGACGGCGCCCTCGACCTCGACGGCGCCCAGCGACTCGCCGCCCACCTCGTCGACGCAGGCAACGACGGGCTGGTGCTCAACGGCACCACCGGTGAGTCCCCCACCACGAGCGATGCGGAGAAAGCCCAGCTCGTACGGGCCGTGGTGGACGCCGTCGGCGACCGCGCCCACGTCGTCGCCGGAGCCTCGACGAACGACACCCGGCACAGCGTCGAGCTGGCCCGCGCCGCCCAGGACGCCGGCGCCCACGGCCTGCTGGCCGTCACGCCGTACTACAGCAAGCCGCCGCAGCAGGGCCTCTACGCCCACTTCACGGCCATCGCCGACGCCACCGACCTGCCCGTGATGCTCTACGACATCCCCGGCCGCAGCGGCGTCCCGATCAACACCGAGACCATGGTCCGGCTGGCCGAGCACCCGCGGATCGTCGCCAACAAGGACGCCAAGGGCGACCTCGGCCGCGCGAGCTGGGCCATCGCCCAGACGGGCCTGGCCTGGTACTCCGGCGACGACATGCTGAACCTGCCGCTGCTGTCCGTCGGCGGCGTCGGCTTCGTCTCCGTCGTCGGCCACCTCGTCACCCCCGAACTGGTCGCCCTCGTCGAGGCGTACACCAACGGGGACGTGGCCAAGGCCATCGAACTGCACCAGCAACTGCTCCCCGTCTACACCGGCATGTTCCGCACGCAGGGCGTCATCACCGTCAAGGCGGCGCTCACCCTGCGGCAGATGCCCGGCGGCCCGCTGCGGCTGCCCCTCGTCGGACTCTCGCCGGAGGAGACCGAGCAGCTCAAGCGGGACCTCAAGGGCGGCGGCGTGCACGTATAG
- the dapB gene encoding 4-hydroxy-tetrahydrodipicolinate reductase: MTTQLKVGVIGARGRIGSEAARAVEAAEDMDLVAAVDRDDDLGELTGAGAQVAVELTHPDSAPANVDFCVRNGIHAVVGTTGWTDDRLDALRTRLAESPGTGVLIAPNFSLGAVLTMHFARQAARFFESAEVVELHHPNKADAPSGTATRTARLIAEARREAGLPPQPDATATALPGARGADVDGVPVHAVRLRGLLAHQEVLLGDTGETLTIRHDSLHHSSFMPGILLAARRVPATPGLTVGLEHFLDLG; this comes from the coding sequence ATGACCACCCAGCTCAAGGTCGGCGTCATCGGCGCCCGCGGCCGTATCGGCTCCGAGGCCGCCAGGGCGGTCGAGGCCGCCGAGGACATGGACCTCGTCGCCGCCGTCGACCGCGACGACGACCTCGGGGAGCTGACCGGGGCCGGCGCCCAGGTCGCCGTCGAGCTGACCCACCCGGACTCCGCCCCCGCCAACGTCGACTTCTGCGTACGCAACGGAATCCACGCCGTCGTCGGTACCACCGGCTGGACCGACGACCGCCTCGACGCGCTGCGCACCCGGCTCGCGGAAAGCCCCGGCACCGGCGTGCTCATCGCCCCGAACTTCTCCCTCGGCGCCGTCCTCACCATGCACTTCGCCAGGCAGGCGGCGAGGTTCTTCGAGTCCGCCGAGGTCGTCGAGCTGCACCACCCGAACAAGGCCGACGCACCCTCCGGCACCGCCACCCGCACCGCCCGCCTCATCGCCGAGGCCCGCCGCGAGGCCGGCCTGCCGCCGCAGCCCGACGCCACCGCCACCGCCCTGCCCGGCGCCCGCGGCGCCGACGTCGACGGGGTGCCCGTGCACGCCGTACGGCTCCGGGGGCTCCTCGCCCACCAGGAGGTGCTGCTCGGCGACACGGGGGAGACCCTCACCATCCGGCACGACTCGCTGCACCACAGCAGCTTCATGCCGGGCATCCTGCTCGCCGCCCGCCGGGTGCCCGCGACCCCGGGGCTGACGGTCGGCCTGGAACACTTCCTCGACCTCGGCTGA
- a CDS encoding M16 family metallopeptidase, with product MTLPRSSRKAARPPYRGRAVPRPRSTTATLLEGADGAAGPGGAGTVRKTVLPGGLRVLTERLPAVRSATFGIWAHVGSRDETPALGGATHYLEHLLFKGTRTRSALDISAPIDAVGGEMNAFTAKEYTCYYARVLDTDLPLAIDIVCDMLTGSVIRAEDVEAERGVVLEEIAMTEDDPGDCVHDLFAGTMLGDTPLGRPVLGTVETVTALTRDRVARFYQRHYVPTRLVVAAAGNVDHDDVVRRVAAAFDRAGALDATDAVPHGPRAGSRTLRTAGRFELQERRTEQTHLVLGAPGVSRHDERRWALSVLSAALGGGMSSRLFQEIREKRGLAYSVYSYTSGFADCGLFGVYAGCRPAQAADVLKLCRDELALVAKKGLPDDEVARAVGQLCGSLVLGLEDTGALMHRLGKSELCWGEQMSVDDILARIRAVTPDDVREVAATVLGRRPSLSVIGPVTDRQATALRAAVA from the coding sequence GTGACTCTGCCCCGCAGCAGTCGGAAGGCGGCCCGCCCCCCGTACCGGGGGCGGGCCGTCCCCCGTCCGCGCTCCACCACCGCGACGCTCCTCGAAGGCGCCGACGGCGCTGCCGGCCCGGGGGGTGCAGGCACCGTACGCAAGACGGTGCTGCCCGGCGGGCTGCGCGTGCTCACCGAGAGGCTGCCCGCCGTCCGCTCCGCGACCTTCGGCATCTGGGCGCACGTCGGCTCCCGCGACGAGACCCCCGCGCTCGGCGGCGCCACGCACTACCTGGAGCACCTGCTCTTCAAGGGCACCAGGACGCGCTCGGCCCTGGACATCTCCGCGCCCATCGACGCGGTCGGCGGCGAGATGAACGCGTTCACGGCCAAGGAGTACACCTGCTATTACGCGCGGGTCCTCGACACGGACCTGCCGCTGGCCATCGACATCGTCTGCGACATGCTCACCGGCTCCGTCATCCGCGCCGAGGACGTCGAGGCCGAACGCGGCGTCGTCCTCGAAGAGATCGCGATGACCGAGGACGACCCCGGCGACTGCGTCCACGACCTCTTCGCCGGCACGATGCTCGGCGACACCCCCCTCGGCCGTCCCGTCCTCGGCACGGTCGAGACCGTCACGGCCCTCACCCGCGACCGCGTCGCCCGCTTCTACCAGCGCCACTACGTGCCCACCCGGCTCGTCGTCGCCGCCGCGGGCAACGTCGACCACGACGACGTCGTACGCCGCGTGGCCGCCGCCTTCGACCGCGCCGGCGCCCTCGACGCCACCGACGCCGTCCCGCACGGCCCCCGCGCCGGCAGCCGCACGCTGCGCACCGCGGGCCGCTTCGAGCTGCAGGAGCGCCGCACGGAGCAGACCCACCTCGTCCTCGGCGCCCCCGGGGTCAGCCGGCACGACGAGCGCCGCTGGGCGCTCAGCGTGCTGTCCGCGGCCCTCGGCGGCGGCATGAGCTCCCGGCTCTTCCAGGAGATCCGGGAGAAGCGCGGCCTGGCCTACTCCGTGTACTCGTACACCTCGGGATTCGCCGACTGCGGCCTCTTCGGCGTCTACGCGGGCTGCCGCCCCGCACAGGCCGCCGACGTGCTGAAGCTCTGCCGCGACGAGCTGGCGCTCGTGGCGAAGAAGGGCCTGCCGGACGACGAGGTCGCGCGCGCCGTGGGCCAGTTGTGCGGCTCCCTGGTGCTGGGCCTGGAGGACACCGGCGCGCTGATGCACCGGCTCGGCAAGAGCGAGCTGTGCTGGGGCGAGCAGATGTCGGTCGACGACATCCTGGCCCGTATCCGCGCCGTCACCCCCGACGACGTCCGCGAGGTGGCCGCGACCGTCCTGGGCCGCCGCCCGTCCCTGTCCGTCATCGGCCCGGTCACGGACCGCCAGGCCACCGCGCTGCGGGCGGCGGTGGCCTGA
- a CDS encoding polyribonucleotide nucleotidyltransferase translates to MENETHYSEAVIDNGSFGTRTIRFETGRLAKLAAGSAVAYLDDETMVLAATSASKQPKDQLDFFPLTVDVEERMYAIGKIPGSFFRREGRPSEDAILTCRLIDRPLRPSFRKGLRNEIQIVATIEALNPDHLYDVVAINAASASTQLAGLPFSGPIGGTRVALIRGQWVAFPTHAELEEAVFDMVVAGRVLDDGDVAIMMVEAEATDQTVELVKGGATAPTEEVVAAGLDAAKPFIKTLCKAQADLAAKAAKPTGEFPVFLDFQDDVLQALTQAVRDELAQALTISNKLEREAELDRVKDVAAEKLLPQFEGREKEVSAAYRALTKELVRERVIREKVRIDGRGVTDIRPLAVEVEAIPRVHGSALFERGETQIMGVTTLNMLRMEQQLDTLNPVTRKRYMHNYIFPPYSTGETGRVGTPKRREIGHGALAERAIVPVLPSREDFPYAIRQVSEALGSNGSTSMGSVCASTMSLLNAGVPLKAPVAGIAMGLISKEIEGETRYVTLTDILGAEDAFGDMDFKVAGTKEFVTALQLDTKLDGIPASVLAAALKQARDARLHILDVMMEAIDRPDEMSPHAPRIITIKIPVDKIGEVIGPKGKMINQIQEDTGAEITIEDDGTIYIGAADGPAAEAARTTINGIANPTMPEVGERYLGTVVKTTSFGAFVSLLPGKDGLLHISQIRKLAGGKRVENVEDVLGVGQKVQVEIAEIDQRGKLSLIPVLEDGEKDGDDAGETEDESAK, encoded by the coding sequence GTGGAGAACGAAACCCACTACAGCGAGGCCGTTATCGACAACGGCTCGTTCGGCACCCGCACCATCCGCTTCGAGACCGGCCGGCTCGCCAAGCTCGCCGCCGGCTCCGCCGTCGCGTACCTCGACGACGAGACCATGGTCCTCGCGGCGACCAGCGCCTCCAAGCAGCCCAAGGACCAGCTCGACTTCTTCCCCCTGACGGTGGACGTCGAAGAGCGCATGTACGCCATCGGCAAGATCCCCGGCTCCTTCTTCCGCCGCGAGGGCCGCCCCAGCGAGGACGCCATCCTCACCTGCCGGCTCATCGACCGGCCGCTGCGCCCCTCCTTCAGGAAGGGCCTGCGCAACGAGATCCAGATCGTCGCCACCATCGAGGCGCTCAACCCCGACCACCTCTACGACGTGGTCGCCATCAACGCCGCCTCCGCCTCCACCCAGTTGGCGGGCCTGCCGTTCTCGGGCCCCATCGGCGGCACCCGCGTCGCCCTCATCCGCGGCCAGTGGGTGGCCTTCCCCACCCACGCCGAGCTGGAGGAGGCCGTCTTCGACATGGTCGTCGCCGGCCGCGTCCTGGACGACGGCGACGTGGCGATCATGATGGTCGAGGCCGAGGCCACCGACCAGACCGTCGAGCTGGTCAAGGGCGGCGCCACCGCGCCGACCGAGGAGGTCGTCGCCGCCGGCCTGGACGCCGCCAAGCCCTTCATCAAGACCCTCTGCAAGGCGCAGGCCGACCTCGCCGCCAAGGCCGCCAAGCCCACCGGCGAGTTCCCCGTCTTCCTCGACTTCCAGGACGACGTGCTGCAGGCGCTCACCCAGGCCGTGCGCGACGAGCTGGCCCAGGCCCTCACCATCAGCAACAAGCTGGAGCGCGAGGCCGAGCTGGACCGCGTCAAGGACGTCGCCGCCGAGAAGCTGCTGCCGCAGTTCGAGGGCCGCGAGAAGGAGGTCTCCGCGGCGTACCGCGCGCTCACCAAGGAGCTGGTGCGCGAGCGCGTCATCCGCGAGAAGGTCCGTATCGACGGCCGCGGCGTGACCGACATCCGGCCGCTGGCCGTCGAGGTCGAGGCGATCCCGCGGGTGCACGGCTCGGCACTCTTCGAGCGCGGCGAGACCCAGATCATGGGCGTGACGACGCTGAACATGCTCCGCATGGAGCAGCAGCTCGACACCCTCAACCCGGTGACGCGCAAGCGCTACATGCACAACTACATCTTCCCGCCGTACTCCACCGGTGAGACCGGCCGCGTCGGCACGCCGAAGCGCCGCGAGATCGGCCACGGCGCGCTCGCCGAGCGCGCCATCGTGCCGGTGCTGCCCAGCCGCGAGGACTTCCCGTACGCGATCCGCCAGGTCTCCGAGGCCCTCGGCTCCAACGGCTCGACGTCCATGGGCTCCGTCTGCGCCTCGACGATGTCGCTGCTGAACGCCGGTGTGCCGCTGAAGGCCCCGGTCGCCGGCATCGCCATGGGCCTGATCTCCAAGGAGATCGAGGGCGAGACGCGCTACGTGACGCTGACCGACATCCTCGGCGCCGAGGACGCCTTCGGCGACATGGACTTCAAGGTCGCCGGCACCAAGGAGTTCGTCACCGCCCTGCAGCTCGACACCAAGCTCGACGGCATCCCCGCCTCCGTGCTGGCCGCGGCCCTGAAGCAGGCCCGCGACGCCCGGCTGCACATCCTCGACGTGATGATGGAGGCCATCGACCGGCCGGACGAGATGTCCCCGCACGCCCCGCGGATCATCACCATCAAGATCCCGGTGGACAAGATCGGCGAGGTCATCGGCCCCAAGGGCAAGATGATCAACCAGATCCAGGAGGACACCGGCGCCGAGATCACCATCGAGGACGACGGCACGATCTACATCGGCGCCGCCGACGGCCCGGCCGCCGAGGCCGCCCGTACGACCATCAACGGCATCGCCAACCCGACGATGCCCGAGGTCGGCGAGCGCTACCTGGGCACGGTCGTGAAGACCACCTCCTTCGGCGCCTTCGTCTCCCTGCTCCCCGGCAAGGACGGTCTGCTGCACATCTCGCAGATCCGCAAGCTCGCCGGCGGCAAGCGCGTGGAGAACGTCGAGGACGTCCTCGGCGTCGGCCAGAAGGTCCAGGTCGAGATCGCCGAGATCGACCAGCGCGGCAAGCTGTCCCTCATCCCCGTCCTGGAGGACGGGGAGAAGGACGGCGACGACGCCGGGGAGACCGAGGACGAGTCCGCGAAGTGA
- the rpsO gene encoding 30S ribosomal protein S15 — translation MSLDTATKKKIMAEYATKEGDTGSPEVQVAMLTQRISDLTEHLKTHKHDHHSRRGLLLLVGRRRRLLQYLAKKDIARFRTLVDRLGIRRGAAGAR, via the coding sequence ATGTCGCTCGACACCGCGACGAAGAAGAAGATCATGGCCGAGTACGCCACGAAGGAAGGCGACACCGGCTCCCCCGAGGTCCAGGTGGCGATGCTCACCCAGCGCATCAGCGACCTGACCGAGCACCTGAAGACCCACAAGCACGACCACCACTCGCGCCGCGGTCTGCTCCTGCTCGTCGGCCGCCGCCGCCGGCTGCTGCAGTACCTGGCGAAGAAGGACATCGCCCGCTTCCGTACGCTGGTCGACCGCCTCGGCATCCGCCGCGGCGCCGCCGGCGCCCGCTAG
- a CDS encoding M23 family metallopeptidase → MFKHAKFTAPIATTAMLAAGGGMVLALGSGVATADSKPDWVKPVTAKYDVTGQYNQGGARWAAKHSGQDFAAPTGTKVKAASDGTVVTAGWGGAYGNNIVIKHGEGVYTQYAHLSKIDVNVGEQVNAKELIGKIGTTGNSTGPHLHFEVRTTPDYGSAVDPVAFLSKHGVKI, encoded by the coding sequence ATGTTCAAGCACGCCAAGTTCACCGCTCCCATAGCCACGACCGCGATGCTCGCCGCCGGCGGCGGCATGGTTCTCGCCCTGGGCTCCGGGGTGGCCACGGCCGACAGCAAGCCCGACTGGGTCAAGCCCGTCACGGCCAAGTACGACGTCACCGGTCAGTACAACCAGGGCGGTGCGCGCTGGGCCGCGAAGCACAGCGGCCAGGACTTCGCCGCCCCCACGGGCACGAAGGTCAAGGCGGCCAGCGACGGCACCGTGGTCACGGCCGGCTGGGGCGGCGCCTACGGCAACAACATCGTGATCAAGCACGGTGAGGGCGTCTACACCCAGTACGCCCACCTGTCCAAGATCGATGTGAACGTCGGCGAGCAGGTCAACGCCAAGGAGCTGATCGGCAAGATCGGCACGACCGGCAACTCCACCGGTCCGCACCTGCACTTCGAGGTCCGCACCACCCCCGACTACGGCTCCGCCGTGGACCCGGTCGCGTTCCTCAGCAAGCACGGTGTCAAGATCTGA